In the genome of Aspergillus flavus chromosome 8, complete sequence, one region contains:
- a CDS encoding putative C6 finger domain protein, with protein MVGVPRSTGCRACLQRRVKCDQTRPECLRCQKRKITCPGYQKRFQFYHKTAPAVVKSTRTSKSDDARPSKPTPNGYHHQQALVLARPTIDQSVAPNLTATALDTQLKEVFSDVVYAVFPNLYAAFSARVDLTWVDFVRHHSAAQSSAVNWGIRCLITWFLARRHHDHDQLQASRHMYNRALRSLAQSLRDPARVKSDGTLAAAIALGVYEVLDGVGSNSWLVHSRGIGALFRLRGPDAHRSGFGRTMYTTYRAFLVAEAFTCQEPCFLESEEWRTMNREALLAEERDGKGSRLGEITENAFEEVLLCPGYLVRTRDMIAGNASESSRESLTAEIRCSRDLLRGLQRRLAALLELQMNTQPVQKRSPLDGSIPKQFVHTIAHRSLRGMDSALALLDQLLVLLAASKVRMLGSDENNPAQSPWNRVTYQPAPEGTISVTDEGTGTNEVKSLDWLDQLALSMGTLALKT; from the coding sequence TGCGATCAAACCCGACCAGAATGTCTACGCTGTCAAAAGCGCAAAATAACCTGCCCTGGCTACCAAAAGAGATTCCAATTCTACCATAAAACCGCCCCAGCCGTCGTTAAATCCACCCGCACTTCCAAATCCGACGACGCACGTCCATCTAAACCCACGCCGAACGgataccaccaccagcaggcACTCGTGCTCGCCCGACCTACGATCGACCAATCCGTCGCGCCGAACTTGACGGCGACTGCTCTGGACACACAGCTGAAAGAGGTCTTCTCCGATGTCGTCTACGCGGTCTTCCCGAACTTGTACGCCGCGTTTTCTGCCCGCGTCGATCTCACCTGGGTCGACTTTGTGCGACATCATTCCGCTGCGCAGTCGAGCGCCGTTAATTGGGGTATTCGTTGTTTGATCACCTGGTTCTTGGCGCGACGACATCACGACCATGACCAGCTCCAGGCGAGTCGACACATGTATAACAGGGCGTTGCGGAGTCTCGCCCAGTCCCTTCGCGATCCCGCTCGCGTCAAGTCGGATGGCACCCTGGCTGCAGCGATAGCGCTCGGCGTATACGAAGTATTGGACGGTGTAGGATCGAATTCATGGCTGGTGCATTCGCGCGGAATCGGGGCGTTGTTCCGATTGCGTGGTCCGGATGCCCATCGCTCAGGCTTCGGGCGTACCATGTACACCACGTACAGGGCGTTTCTGGTAGCGGAAGCCTTCACTTGTCAGGAGCCGTGCTTTTTGGAAAGCGAGGAGTGGCGGACGATGAATCGGGAGGCGTTGCTAGCGGAGGAACGGGACGGGAAGGGCAGCCGACTGGGTGAGATCACAGAGAATGCGTTCGAGGAGGTGTTACTCTGTCCGGGGTACCTGGTGCGCACCCGTGATATGATTGCTGGGAACGCATCCGAATCGTCGAGGGAGTCCCTCACCGCGGAGATTCGTTGCAGTCGAGACCTCTTGCGGGGTTTGCAACGGCGGTTGGCTGCGCTGTTGGAGCTTCAGATGAACACTCAGCCGGTGCAGAAGAGAAGTCCTCTGGATGGGTCTATCCCGAAGCAGTTCGTGCACACCATTGCGCATCGATCGTTGCGAGGTATGGACTCGGCGTTAGCACTCCTTGACCAGCTCCTCGTGCTGCTTGCTGCTAGCAAAGTCCGGATGCTCGGTTCCGATGAGAATAATCCCGCTCAGAGTCCCTGGAACAGGGTCACGTATCAACCAGCTCCGGAAGGGACAATATCCGTGACCGACGAGGGCACTGGCACGAACGAGGTGAAATCCCTCGATTGGCTTGATCAGCTTGCATTGTCCATGGGGACTCTTGCGCTCAAGACATGA